The genomic window ATTACAGTctaataaatatgtaaaatgcAATATTCTAAATCCTGTTTGCTCAGTTCCTGTCTTCAGCAGTGGCTAAAGAGGTAGAGCTGTCATCTATCAGTTGGAAGGTCAGTGAGTCAATCATTGGCCCTTGCAGTCTACATTTctaagtgtccttgggcaagatactgaacctccattgtgtgattgtgtgtgaatgtttgtctgaTAAGCAGGTGGAACCGTTTATGCTCTGAGCTctaagactagaaaggtgctatataaatgcagtccaCTTGACCATTCTTCCCTGCCTTTGCTGGCACATTGCTGTTTCTTTGCTCATTACCGCCACCAGGcatgaaagcagcagcagtaacgTGTGCCGTTGCCCTTATGTATGCAAAAGGACCCACTTGTAAAATCATTGTTCTATGGCGTTACTCttggtcaaaaactccacagtgTACCTTTAAGTATTCCCACTAGTTTTAGTGACCGAATGCAATCCCTGGCCTCATGTTACCTGATATAAAAATCCCAATTAGtttcacaaaaacacatctACAGACTTTGGGTGTTGAAACTGGTAGTCAATAAAGAGAAACTGTCAGAGTGGTTTATCCCTTATCTTTAATTCTTTGGCACAAAATACGACAGTACAGTCACACTGTATATAAATATTGGGGCTTGGGCTTCATTGATCTTATTGGACTGATATTTAAGACAATAAAGTCATATATACTTGTTACAAAATGAGATACTACACCAAACATCTGAAACACAGAGTTATAGTACCATTACTATTACTAATAGTATTAACTATAAATATTCATCATTCCAATTTGGAATACAGTCAAAATGTGTCAATACAGTGACCCAGTGTAGTCGTGATTATCTCAACAACATTCAAACTTTAGAATATCTGTCTGTtgacagaaaatatatattGGACAAGCCTAAATCATTTTCAGAATCATTTAATCCTTCAGCAAAattttaaatcctacacacagtgGCTTTATTAAAGGCTGACAGCAGCATGATACTTCATGTCAACACGCACGAAGTGTTAAGCAGTGGCTCGGAGGTTTTGGTGAACCCGTCAGCAAAGCCCTCCCCTTCCACCAGCGTCGGCTTCCTGTTGCACATGGGGCAAAGTTTGTTGCGTTCCTGTGAGGCTCTCATCCAGATGATGAGGTTCCAGCGCTGGCCGGAGGAGATGGGCAGGGCCCCGTGCATGTGTTGGCCCCGATGGAGAAGCCCCTCGGTCACCCTGTGTTCAACCTCTGAACACTCCGTCTCGCTTAAAGGCACCTGCCGGGGGCAACACAGCCACTACCTTTAGACACAATTTAGCATTTTTGTAGGGAAATGACTTAAAAAATCTGCTGCCATCACAGCTATTATATTCCCAGAAATACATAGTTTACACTGTAAAATCTGaaaagttgttaaaaaaaaatctagaaagTGACATGAAAAAGGTAAGTAACTATAACTTTAAGCTTAATTTTTGttaacattataaaaaaaaaagttaaagtaagATCAACATGTCAAATTTTACAGTGTAGTTTGTTCAGTATTTCTAATCTGCCAGAGAAGCTGTTTCATCAGCAGACTTTCTTATCTTAGAAATTATGTTACGTTCACTACCAAAGGGCAATTTTTGGAGCAACAGTAATAATATCATTAGCCACAAGTAAAAAATAACTGGATTGAAAGGTCACACTTCTTGTTTCTAAGATGAAAATTGTCATGAATAAATTAACATGAATCATTTCTCAGAGGTATGTCCTctctgataaaaaaacaaaagatagCTTTTTTCTGCAGGCCATTCCTGCAGGTACACTGACCAATAATTGGTGAAATAGAAATTAAGGATTTATAATGCACAAATAGGCATTTAGAAAAACATCTTCAGCATCATAATAAAATCTTACCTGCAGGAAAATCTTTTTGGAACTTGCCATTAGATAACATAGATCTGACACAAGCAatgttgtatttaaaaaaaaaaaaataaataaaaaaacacagtggtAATACTGTGAGTGTAATAGTATTATAAGCATTATCTTCACCTGTCTCATATCACCAAAATACAGGTTGCCCTCTGTGAAGTCCTTGCCCAGGGAAACATTAAGGGTGACCTCTGCGTTGTCGTAGTGGTAGCTCAGGTCCAAGTCTTCATTCATGTCATATTTAACAACAAAGGCCTTGTGGCTGTCCAGGCAGCGCCCCCCACAGTCCGGGTACAGCAGGGAGGTGAGCGGATGCAAGTAGAGCTCACGGAGGGGCGTGATGAAGCCCTCGTCAAAGCCCAATTCATTCAGGAGGAtctggaagagagagaaaatgagaagaaCATCATGAATAAAAGAACTCAACCCTCATGTTTGATTCCCTGCCCTTATGACTATAAAGCTCTTTCATGgctttgacattttatattttcctaAGTAAGGGTTTTAGCTGAAGGCTTCGATCTTGGCTAAAAAATATATCATGCACTGAATTTTGAAAGACATGCAGTATATGCACGTTACTGTAAAATGAGCCTTACTTTCTCAGAGAATCCATCAAAGTCCCTGCATATACCTGCCTGGAATACAACTCTCAAAATATTTCAGAGTTCTACATATTTCATGACTG from Epinephelus moara isolate mb chromosome 8, YSFRI_EMoa_1.0, whole genome shotgun sequence includes these protein-coding regions:
- the ogfod2 gene encoding 2-oxoglutarate and iron-dependent oxygenase domain-containing protein 2, whose product is MTNEEDKNLHFYFCNCFTTDNIYLEDYKLHVSFLSEQQFRQDYQTLLMRLGCVTDQQLEDVFNKISQEVDRRRRLGVTSAERAAAIKDVYQPLHPHVYHLQESYLAPKFKQIVEYCRGSDISEEGLGDFLEEEAAARVYRFPVFEKSFCEELMEELEHFEQSSAPKGRPNTMNHYGILLNELGFDEGFITPLRELYLHPLTSLLYPDCGGRCLDSHKAFVVKYDMNEDLDLSYHYDNAEVTLNVSLGKDFTEGNLYFGDMRQVPLSETECSEVEHRVTEGLLHRGQHMHGALPISSGQRWNLIIWMRASQERNKLCPMCNRKPTLVEGEGFADGFTKTSEPLLNTSCVLT